A window of the Nitrospiraceae bacterium genome harbors these coding sequences:
- a CDS encoding PAS domain S-box protein — MAFSGSDFGKIALVLLLTGAVCALDLITPLGHVVWLLYLVPLALASRLPIPNAPFSIAALCTGFLALGFWFSLPGVAPSVALFNRALGSAVLWGVALFIRERRTAEMRLQETNVQLERRVAEQTQTLVAVNEQLTRELAARRHVELALRESQQRFEMAVTGADVGVWDWDIKTNHVYFSPRWKSQLGYAPEEIEDTFKEWEVRLHPEDRARALAAVDGYLKGTTAQYRLEHRLRHKDGSYRWIAAFGAGFRNPEGKIVRMSGFHLDITVRKHAEDALTRAEERYRTMVEQAVVGLYQSSATGRYLSVNPALAKLYGYDSPADMIDQVEDIARQVYVEPGRRGAFVELIQECASVTGFESQVFRKGGGTIWISESGRALRDETGRIVGYEGMVEDITGRKETEQRLRSSEERYRELVESTGDIIYRTDAAGRFTYCNPASLRVLQFAPKELLGRHYLDIVRPDARKETERLYGRQFIRRIPTTRFEVPVQRKDGQQVWLQQDTQLLREGSVVLGFQVVARDVTERKFAERALRESEERFSRAFHASPAAMCITSMADGRFLEVNDAFIVQSGYGRDEILGRSLAEIQAWADPDDRRRVFERLGQGESVRDFESRVRVKSGEILDVLMGFAPVTFGTQPSLLTLSVDITRRKQAETALRQSEERFMKAFHSSPAVMAISRSEDGLFLDVNDAFVRVSGYSREELLGTSSLDIGMWVNPEHRRQLLEELRVKGFIRDLEKEFCTKSGEVRHGLFNIERVSIGDQECILTLVLDITPRRRAEDALRRSQSVLQAHQDALMRLTKSVHIGSGEWQSALEELIRTSTGVLDVDRGSVWLLDQTGAYLDCAELFERRESRHLRGARLNVASYPRYFAELFQEQVVDAHDAMADPRTAELADQYLRPLNIGALLDVPLFFGGRLAGVVGHEHVGRSRTWSSEEIRFASSISNLVALAYEAKQRQDAEQALLRAKEAAESANRAKSDFLATMSHEIRTPMNAIVGMADLLSETPLTDDQREYVQIFRDAGGNLLSLINDVLDFSKIEAGYLELEAIEFDLSDLVQRAAELVSVRAAERNLELAYRIKPDVPTSLVGDPNRLRQVLINLLGNAVKFTEVGEVVLRIERNPEADQPGALLFTVQDTGIGIPADKLDSIFERFTQVDSSITRQYGGSGLGLTISRRLVEGMGGHMWVRSELGRGSTVGFTALFGVSARPAVETIAPAQWEQLAGLRTLIVDDNATNRLIVRETLAGWGIPAGEVANGSEVCAELARAQQAGLPYRLIILDVRMPGKSGWDVAGDIRRTPAFADLPILMLTSERRAGDQGRARDVGVVRFLTKPFRRSDLFNGMMTVIGLVAQPGPDRSKESEGSASAGQRALTILLAEDFLDNRRMMEFYFKSTPHHLDTAANGQAAVELFTHGQYDLVLMDVQMPVLDGYSATRAIREWEQEQGRKPVPILALTANALPSEVQRSLAAGCTAHLTKPIRKARLLEAVRLYTRSADEADGTPAERHEEKVVLRVSAEFEELMPSFLENRRRDLEQIALATVQGDFDTIRAIGHGIKGAGGTYSLDVVSDIGRGLEQAAVRRDAGQVDLHRQALQRFLEHLQVEYV; from the coding sequence ATGGCTTTCAGCGGAAGCGACTTTGGGAAGATCGCGCTTGTCCTGTTGCTGACCGGTGCGGTCTGCGCCTTGGATCTCATCACTCCATTGGGCCACGTTGTGTGGCTCCTCTATCTCGTGCCGTTGGCGCTGGCTTCCCGGCTTCCCATTCCGAATGCCCCCTTTTCCATTGCGGCCCTCTGCACCGGGTTCCTCGCCCTGGGCTTCTGGTTCTCGTTACCCGGTGTGGCGCCGTCCGTTGCGTTGTTCAACCGTGCGTTAGGCAGTGCGGTGCTCTGGGGCGTGGCGCTGTTCATCCGCGAACGTCGTACGGCGGAAATGCGGTTGCAGGAGACCAACGTTCAGCTGGAGCGAAGAGTCGCGGAACAGACGCAGACCTTGGTCGCCGTCAACGAGCAATTGACGAGAGAGTTGGCCGCGCGACGCCATGTCGAATTGGCTCTCCGTGAAAGTCAGCAGCGATTTGAGATGGCGGTGACAGGGGCGGACGTCGGCGTGTGGGACTGGGACATCAAGACCAATCACGTGTACTTTTCGCCCCGATGGAAGAGTCAATTGGGCTATGCGCCGGAGGAAATCGAAGACACATTCAAGGAATGGGAGGTCCGGCTGCACCCGGAAGATCGTGCCCGCGCGCTGGCTGCCGTCGACGGCTACCTCAAAGGAACGACGGCGCAGTATCGACTCGAGCATCGGTTGCGGCACAAGGACGGATCCTACCGGTGGATCGCTGCATTCGGCGCCGGGTTTAGAAATCCCGAGGGTAAGATCGTGCGGATGTCGGGATTCCATCTTGATATCACGGTCCGAAAACATGCGGAGGATGCGTTGACCCGCGCCGAGGAGCGCTATCGAACGATGGTCGAGCAGGCCGTCGTGGGGCTGTATCAATCTTCTGCGACCGGACGGTATCTCTCCGTGAATCCTGCCCTAGCCAAGCTATATGGGTACGATTCTCCCGCGGACATGATCGACCAGGTCGAGGACATTGCGCGACAGGTCTATGTCGAACCGGGTCGCCGGGGCGCTTTCGTGGAACTGATACAGGAGTGCGCCTCCGTCACGGGGTTCGAATCCCAGGTCTTTCGAAAGGGCGGCGGCACTATTTGGATTTCCGAGAGCGGCCGCGCCCTTCGGGACGAGACCGGGCGGATCGTGGGCTATGAGGGCATGGTCGAGGACATTACCGGTCGGAAGGAAACCGAGCAGCGACTACGAAGTAGTGAAGAACGCTACCGCGAGTTGGTGGAGTCCACGGGCGACATCATCTATCGAACGGATGCAGCCGGCCGATTCACCTACTGCAATCCGGCTTCCTTGCGCGTGTTGCAATTCGCGCCCAAAGAGCTGTTGGGGCGACACTATCTGGATATCGTCCGCCCGGATGCGCGGAAGGAGACCGAGCGATTGTATGGACGGCAGTTCATCCGGCGAATCCCGACGACTCGGTTTGAGGTGCCGGTCCAGAGAAAGGACGGCCAACAAGTGTGGCTCCAGCAGGATACGCAGCTGCTGCGTGAAGGGTCGGTTGTCCTTGGGTTTCAGGTCGTGGCGCGCGATGTGACCGAGCGCAAGTTTGCCGAACGGGCGCTTCGCGAGAGTGAGGAGCGCTTTTCCAGGGCGTTTCACGCCAGCCCGGCCGCGATGTGCATCACGAGCATGGCCGACGGACGATTTCTGGAAGTGAACGATGCGTTCATTGTTCAATCGGGCTATGGCCGGGACGAAATCCTGGGACGCTCATTGGCAGAGATTCAGGCTTGGGCCGACCCGGACGACCGGCGTCGGGTATTTGAGCGGCTAGGGCAAGGCGAAAGTGTGCGGGATTTCGAATCCCGCGTGCGGGTGAAATCGGGCGAGATCCTGGACGTGCTGATGGGCTTTGCGCCGGTCACGTTCGGAACTCAACCCTCTCTGTTGACCCTAAGCGTCGATATCACCCGACGAAAGCAGGCCGAGACGGCCCTCCGCCAGAGCGAAGAGCGTTTCATGAAGGCATTCCATAGCAGCCCGGCGGTCATGGCGATCAGCCGATCCGAAGACGGCCTCTTTCTCGACGTCAACGATGCATTTGTCCGCGTCTCGGGCTATTCGCGGGAAGAGTTGCTGGGCACGTCGTCGTTGGATATCGGCATGTGGGTCAATCCGGAGCATCGCCGTCAGTTGCTCGAGGAACTGCGCGTGAAGGGCTTCATCCGCGACCTCGAAAAAGAATTTTGCACCAAATCGGGGGAAGTCCGGCACGGGCTCTTCAACATCGAGCGAGTGTCCATCGGGGACCAAGAATGCATCTTAACGCTGGTGCTGGATATCACGCCCCGGCGGCGAGCGGAGGATGCGCTGCGTCGGAGCCAGTCCGTCCTGCAGGCCCACCAGGATGCCTTGATGCGGCTGACGAAGAGTGTGCACATCGGGTCGGGGGAATGGCAGTCGGCGCTGGAAGAACTGATACGCACCTCGACGGGCGTCCTCGATGTCGATCGGGGGAGCGTCTGGTTGTTGGACCAGACAGGTGCCTACCTGGACTGTGCCGAACTCTTTGAGCGGCGGGAATCGCGGCACCTTCGCGGCGCCCGACTGAACGTGGCATCGTATCCCAGATACTTTGCCGAGCTGTTCCAGGAACAGGTTGTGGACGCGCATGACGCCATGGCTGATCCTCGGACCGCGGAGTTGGCCGACCAGTACCTGCGTCCGCTCAATATCGGCGCCTTGCTGGATGTGCCGCTCTTTTTCGGCGGGCGGTTGGCCGGGGTCGTGGGTCACGAACACGTCGGGCGCTCGCGGACGTGGAGCAGTGAGGAGATTCGGTTCGCATCCTCCATCAGCAACCTGGTCGCGCTGGCCTATGAGGCCAAACAGCGGCAGGACGCCGAGCAGGCGTTGCTGCGGGCCAAGGAAGCCGCTGAATCGGCCAATCGTGCCAAAAGCGATTTCTTGGCAACAATGAGCCATGAGATCCGCACACCGATGAACGCGATCGTAGGGATGGCTGACCTGCTGTCGGAGACTCCCCTGACGGACGATCAGCGCGAGTACGTCCAGATTTTCCGGGATGCGGGCGGCAACCTGCTGAGCCTCATCAACGACGTCTTGGATTTTTCCAAGATCGAAGCCGGATACCTCGAACTGGAGGCCATCGAGTTCGATCTCAGCGATCTCGTTCAGCGGGCCGCCGAGTTGGTGTCGGTACGAGCCGCCGAGCGCAATCTCGAATTGGCCTACCGGATCAAGCCGGACGTCCCGACTTCCCTCGTAGGTGACCCCAACCGGCTCAGGCAGGTGCTCATCAATCTGCTCGGCAACGCCGTGAAATTCACGGAGGTCGGCGAGGTCGTATTAAGGATCGAACGGAATCCTGAGGCGGATCAGCCGGGAGCTCTGCTGTTTACGGTGCAGGATACGGGAATCGGCATTCCCGCCGACAAGCTGGATTCGATCTTCGAGCGCTTCACGCAGGTCGACTCCTCGATCACGCGGCAATACGGCGGGAGTGGGTTGGGGCTCACGATCTCTCGGCGACTGGTCGAGGGTATGGGTGGGCATATGTGGGTGCGTAGCGAATTGGGCCGCGGCAGCACCGTTGGTTTCACGGCGCTGTTCGGTGTGTCCGCCCGGCCGGCGGTCGAGACGATTGCGCCGGCGCAATGGGAGCAGTTGGCCGGCCTGCGCACCTTGATCGTCGACGACAACGCGACCAACCGACTGATCGTGCGAGAGACCTTGGCGGGGTGGGGGATTCCGGCTGGAGAGGTTGCGAACGGCTCTGAGGTCTGCGCGGAATTGGCCCGCGCTCAACAGGCGGGGCTGCCCTATCGATTGATCATTTTGGATGTGCGGATGCCGGGCAAGAGCGGGTGGGATGTCGCCGGCGATATTCGGCGGACGCCGGCGTTTGCAGACCTGCCGATCCTCATGCTGACGTCCGAGCGCAGGGCCGGTGATCAAGGCCGTGCCCGCGATGTCGGGGTGGTGCGGTTTCTGACGAAACCATTCCGCCGCTCCGATCTGTTCAACGGCATGATGACGGTCATCGGGCTGGTCGCTCAACCGGGCCCCGATCGATCGAAGGAGTCCGAGGGCAGTGCGAGTGCGGGGCAGCGAGCGCTGACGATTCTGCTGGCGGAAGATTTTCTCGACAACCGCCGGATGATGGAATTTTATTTCAAATCGACCCCGCACCATCTCGATACGGCAGCCAACGGGCAGGCGGCGGTGGAACTGTTCACCCATGGGCAGTATGACCTGGTGCTGATGGATGTCCAGATGCCGGTGCTCGACGGCTACAGCGCGACCAGGGCGATCCGCGAGTGGGAGCAGGAGCAGGGGCGCAAACCCGTGCCGATCTTGGCGCTCACGGCCAACGCACTGCCGAGCGAAGTCCAGCGGAGTCTGGCGGCCGGCTGCACCGCCCATCTCACCAAGCCGATACGAAAGGCACGGTTGCTGGAGGCGGTACGTCTCTATACCCGATCGGCCGATGAAGCCGACGGAACGCCGGCCGAACGCCACGAGGAGAAAGTCGTCCTGCGGGTCAGCGCCGAATTCGAGGAATTGATGCCCTCATTCCTCGAGAATCGTCGGCGTGATCTTGAACAGATCGCCCTGGCGACGGTGCAGGGCGACTTCGACACGATTCGTGCGATTGGCCACGGGATCAAAGGGGCGGGCGGGACCTACAGCTTGGATGTCGTCAGCGACATCGGCCGGGGATTGGAGCAGGCCGCCGTCCGTCGGGATGCGGGGCAGGTCGACCTACACCGCCAGGCGCTCCAGCGATTCCTCGAGCATCTTCAGGTGGAATATGTGTGA
- a CDS encoding sigma-54-dependent Fis family transcriptional regulator, with product MRVLLVEDQIDIRQLFQQVIRARGHEVTACADGESAWEAYQQGGYELLLLDWELRGGGMDGIQLCRQIRADLRGDRCVIVMVTAHDSADSLRQALQAGVNDYLVKPIGIEFLKLRLAIAEQWVEDVRRRFEAEDQAQALQSQLADQGKFHDLVGRSAAMVNLFTQIQEVAAVDATVLIEGETGTGKELVARAIHLSSRRKHRPFIAVNCAGFTESILGSQLFGHKKGAFTGAIDNQEGLFEAANGGTLFLDEIGDIIPAVQTSLLRMLQEREVTRLGEAKPRKIDVRVVAATHHNLADDVERGTFRKDLLYRVRVARVQLGPLRERREDIPLLVHSFVTQFRSVMEKPVHHVHVDAMQLLMDYAWPGNVRELKSAVESAMIHCKGTTLHVDDLPPEIVDGSVAAVTPPSADERARMLDALRRAGGNRSEAARLLGMSRRTFYRRLAEYDLSVPI from the coding sequence ATGCGTGTGCTTCTGGTCGAAGATCAGATCGATATCCGACAGCTGTTTCAACAGGTCATTCGAGCCCGCGGACATGAGGTCACGGCCTGCGCGGACGGCGAATCCGCCTGGGAGGCGTATCAGCAGGGTGGATACGAGCTCTTGCTCCTTGATTGGGAGCTGCGCGGGGGCGGTATGGACGGCATCCAGCTATGCCGCCAGATCCGGGCCGACCTGCGCGGAGATCGCTGTGTGATCGTGATGGTCACGGCCCATGATTCCGCCGACTCCCTGCGGCAAGCCCTGCAGGCGGGCGTCAACGACTATCTGGTCAAGCCGATCGGCATCGAGTTCCTGAAGCTTCGATTGGCGATTGCCGAGCAATGGGTGGAGGACGTCCGGCGGCGGTTCGAAGCGGAGGACCAGGCGCAGGCCCTTCAGTCGCAGCTGGCGGACCAGGGAAAGTTTCACGACCTGGTCGGCCGTAGCGCCGCCATGGTGAATCTCTTCACACAGATTCAGGAGGTGGCGGCAGTGGACGCCACTGTGTTGATCGAAGGCGAAACCGGGACGGGTAAGGAATTGGTGGCGCGCGCCATCCACCTCTCGAGTCGACGGAAGCATCGGCCGTTCATCGCAGTCAATTGCGCCGGCTTCACGGAATCAATCTTGGGGAGTCAGTTGTTCGGCCACAAGAAGGGGGCCTTTACCGGCGCGATCGACAATCAGGAAGGCCTCTTCGAAGCGGCCAACGGCGGCACCCTGTTCTTAGACGAGATCGGGGACATCATCCCGGCCGTGCAGACCAGCTTGCTGCGGATGCTGCAGGAACGGGAGGTGACCCGTCTCGGCGAAGCCAAGCCGCGGAAGATTGATGTGCGGGTCGTGGCCGCCACGCACCACAATCTTGCGGATGACGTGGAACGAGGCACGTTCAGAAAAGATCTTTTGTATCGGGTCAGGGTGGCGCGGGTGCAGCTTGGCCCGCTTCGCGAACGGCGAGAGGATATTCCTTTGCTCGTCCATTCGTTCGTCACGCAATTTCGCTCCGTGATGGAAAAGCCGGTTCACCACGTCCATGTCGATGCGATGCAGCTGCTTATGGACTATGCCTGGCCGGGCAACGTTCGCGAGCTCAAGAGCGCCGTCGAGTCCGCAATGATCCATTGCAAAGGGACGACGTTGCACGTGGATGATTTGCCGCCGGAGATAGTCGATGGGTCGGTTGCGGCTGTCACCCCGCCGAGTGCCGACGAGCGGGCGCGCATGCTCGATGCCCTCCGTCGCGCCGGCGGCAATCGCTCCGAGGCAGCCAGACTGCTGGGCATGAGTCGCCGCACCTTCTATCGTCGTTTGGCTGAGTACGATTTGTCGGTCCCCATCTGA
- a CDS encoding nuclear transport factor 2 family protein yields MIEQRIEEITRANLAFYAAFESLDMLQMDKVWAHLEYVTCIHPGWTLRSGWPAVRDSWVLIFNNTFSMKFELTEVQVQVAGDLGWVICTENLTSRQGEKPMETSVLATNLFERIGDEWLMIHHHGSPVMG; encoded by the coding sequence GTGATCGAACAGCGAATCGAAGAAATTACCCGCGCGAATCTTGCCTTCTACGCCGCCTTTGAAAGTCTGGACATGCTCCAGATGGACAAGGTCTGGGCGCACCTGGAATATGTGACTTGCATCCACCCCGGATGGACGCTCCGTTCCGGGTGGCCTGCCGTGCGCGATTCCTGGGTACTAATCTTCAACAACACGTTTTCGATGAAATTCGAACTGACCGAGGTTCAGGTCCAAGTGGCCGGCGACCTTGGCTGGGTGATTTGCACCGAAAACCTGACCAGCCGGCAGGGCGAAAAGCCGATGGAGACGAGCGTGCTCGCCACCAATCTGTTCGAACGCATCGGTGATGAGTGGTTGATGATCCACCACCACGGATCGCCCGTGATGGGCTAG
- a CDS encoding serine acetyltransferase yields MVGTLTRLCKGLGELGTLIREDWATNSCDWTMPGFRAIAVHRFGTWVSNRRGGVPKSVLMCLYRSLYRFVRNHYGVEIPLSVVLGRRVSIVHQGGIVFHWRAEIGDDCVIRHNVTVGAGYGGQKTLNTGPKLGKGVEVGTGAVILAGVKIGDGAFIGPNVTVMSDVPAEARVFAEAPRVIRLPDPAHAVRKVSGLES; encoded by the coding sequence ATGGTTGGAACGCTAACTCGGTTATGTAAGGGGCTGGGAGAACTGGGTACTCTCATCCGCGAGGATTGGGCCACAAACAGCTGCGATTGGACGATGCCTGGGTTCCGGGCCATTGCCGTGCATCGCTTCGGGACCTGGGTGTCCAACCGGCGGGGAGGGGTACCGAAGTCGGTGCTGATGTGCCTTTATCGATCTCTGTATCGGTTTGTACGGAACCATTACGGCGTGGAAATCCCTCTGAGCGTGGTATTAGGCCGCAGGGTGAGCATCGTTCACCAAGGCGGTATCGTGTTCCATTGGAGAGCCGAGATCGGTGATGACTGTGTGATCCGGCACAATGTCACAGTGGGAGCAGGATACGGGGGGCAAAAGACGTTGAACACGGGACCGAAATTAGGAAAAGGGGTGGAAGTGGGCACGGGTGCGGTGATTCTTGCCGGTGTGAAGATCGGTGACGGCGCCTTTATCGGGCCGAACGTGACCGTGATGTCGGATGTGCCTGCCGAGGCCAGAGTGTTCGCAGAGGCGCCTCGCGTCATTCGATTACCCGATCCTGCACATGCCGTACGCAAAGTCAGCGGTTTGGAGTCATAG
- a CDS encoding HAD-IIIC family phosphatase has protein sequence MTRSEINPAQVACSSESRGDALRAVGKHEAAVEAYLDGITSPPSAELCLKLARSYERIGRYTEACFWAQSVIDAGDDYMAWQAGWSLFQRCASRSTPPALRSVKVALLGSYTTTQFGQLLRFALSRLGIIASFYESHYGQFQQDIIDAASGLYAFAPDIVVLAVQEGDLRLPQYSDEPEQEIRREVERWTALWRQVATRSAARIVQHNFALPCEVALGHLSVKLPGSRYMMTQFVNAGLGEAAGTKVAMVDCERLSALIGKQRWSDPRYWHLAKQAVAFEALPLLARHNAAVIAAELGLNRKCLVLDLDNTLWGGVIAEDGLAGIKLGDSVDGEAFVRFQEYILELKHKGVILAVCSKNNHADAIQPFEQHSEMRLKLEDVALFVANWDSKPDNLRKIAQTLQIGLDSLVFVDDNPTERDAVRRFVPEVDVVPLPGDPSQYRRALSQYLLLETASLTAEDRTRTDQYRARSRVRELESSAGSMEDFYRGLHMRAIVAPFEHSQLPRIAQLIGKTNQFNLTTKRHGMAQLEAFLGDPNCVHGALRLRDRYADHGLVSLVIAHQQGTLLDIDTWLMSCRVIGRTVEATMLEYLCRRAMSLGCVALRGTYIPTPKNALAADVYAKFGFEQEVASEQCTTWIYDLSGKGAIANQFITRVDSWEPAEGEA, from the coding sequence ATGACAAGATCGGAAATTAACCCCGCCCAAGTCGCTTGTTCGTCAGAGAGCCGCGGAGACGCCCTGCGTGCTGTTGGAAAACATGAAGCAGCGGTGGAAGCGTATCTTGACGGTATCACGTCACCTCCCTCCGCAGAACTCTGCCTGAAGCTTGCCCGTAGTTACGAGCGGATCGGGCGTTACACCGAGGCCTGTTTCTGGGCGCAGTCCGTGATCGATGCGGGCGACGACTATATGGCCTGGCAAGCCGGTTGGTCTCTCTTCCAACGTTGTGCGTCGCGCAGCACGCCTCCCGCCCTTCGTTCAGTGAAGGTGGCGTTGCTCGGCAGTTACACCACGACTCAATTCGGACAACTGCTGCGATTCGCCCTCAGTCGGCTTGGAATTATCGCCAGCTTCTATGAAAGCCATTACGGGCAATTTCAACAGGACATCATCGACGCTGCCAGCGGCCTCTACGCGTTTGCCCCCGACATCGTCGTTCTCGCCGTGCAAGAGGGAGATCTCCGACTGCCCCAGTACAGCGATGAGCCGGAACAGGAAATTCGGCGTGAAGTCGAACGGTGGACAGCCTTGTGGCGTCAGGTGGCCACACGGTCCGCCGCGCGCATCGTGCAACACAATTTCGCGCTTCCTTGCGAAGTGGCCTTGGGGCACCTCTCGGTCAAGCTGCCGGGTTCTCGCTACATGATGACGCAATTCGTCAACGCCGGGCTGGGTGAGGCGGCCGGAACCAAGGTGGCGATGGTCGATTGCGAACGCCTGTCCGCCCTCATCGGCAAGCAGCGTTGGTCGGATCCTCGATATTGGCACTTGGCAAAGCAGGCTGTCGCATTCGAGGCGTTGCCGCTGCTGGCCAGGCACAATGCCGCTGTCATCGCGGCGGAACTTGGACTCAATCGAAAGTGCCTCGTGTTGGACCTGGACAACACCCTCTGGGGCGGCGTCATCGCAGAAGACGGCCTGGCCGGCATCAAGCTCGGCGATTCGGTGGACGGAGAAGCCTTCGTTCGTTTTCAGGAATACATCCTCGAACTCAAACACAAGGGAGTCATCCTCGCCGTCTGCTCGAAGAACAATCATGCCGATGCGATTCAACCTTTCGAGCAACATTCGGAAATGCGGCTGAAGCTCGAAGATGTGGCCCTCTTCGTTGCCAACTGGGATTCGAAGCCGGACAACCTTCGAAAAATCGCTCAGACGTTGCAAATCGGGCTCGATTCGCTGGTCTTCGTCGATGACAATCCGACGGAGCGGGATGCCGTTCGTCGGTTTGTGCCGGAGGTGGACGTCGTGCCGTTGCCGGGAGACCCCTCGCAGTACCGGCGGGCTCTGTCGCAATACCTGTTGTTGGAGACGGCGTCGCTGACGGCTGAAGACCGTACACGCACCGATCAGTATCGCGCCCGATCACGGGTGAGGGAACTGGAGTCTTCTGCCGGCTCGATGGAAGACTTCTACCGTGGCCTCCATATGCGGGCCATCGTGGCGCCGTTTGAGCACTCCCAATTGCCTCGAATTGCACAGCTGATCGGGAAGACCAACCAATTCAACCTGACGACGAAGCGCCATGGGATGGCGCAACTCGAGGCCTTTCTTGGGGATCCGAACTGCGTGCATGGTGCGTTGCGCTTGCGCGATCGGTATGCCGACCATGGATTGGTCAGCCTCGTGATCGCGCACCAACAAGGTACCCTGCTTGATATCGATACCTGGCTGATGAGTTGCCGTGTCATCGGGCGCACGGTCGAGGCCACGATGCTGGAATACCTTTGCCGGCGAGCGATGTCGCTGGGCTGTGTCGCTCTCAGGGGGACGTATATACCGACTCCGAAGAATGCGCTTGCGGCCGATGTCTATGCCAAATTTGGGTTCGAACAGGAGGTTGCTTCGGAACAATGCACCACGTGGATCTATGACCTTTCCGGCAAGGGGGCGATTGCCAATCAGTTCATTACTCGAGTGGATTCGTGGGAGCCCGCCGAAGGCGAAGCTTGA
- a CDS encoding SDR family NAD(P)-dependent oxidoreductase: MTSIRFLQQDLILFSAASHDRNPLHLSEGYARSTPYAEPVVFGVLGFLAALGQLPDQDSHRLHALSVEFRNPLVMGAEYRIETACTSSARWTIRLYDAGRIMMKATVTFEPGAHKHLPLTAFSWQGPCEAADRTRSDCKAGTSATGTYGPAIENLEQVIDRWNLSSKGASVGQLAALLWASFVVGMELPGRRAVFWRLALTFASGEEQGPGPWNYRVAVTDFDDRLDMVHMNGTLFWSGLPCVEARMSAFVRQDSPRASPAIIRNLLPRSRQLEGKVAVVIGGSRGLGAAISQTLASQGCSVLVAYQQSGSEAEQVRAACRNESGAIELVQGDAGDVQWCQDLRRRVMSQYGGLDILVCNASPPIRPLAFISEKIPQFQEFVHRSLEMVSTPLSALLEALSEKSGWNIAVSSAFVADLPVEWPHYIAAKSAIEGLVHWASVHYPLVQGVIVRPPRLLTDQTNTALGRQGAMRVEGVAVGIVRSLSAPRLTKAPHILERFDL, from the coding sequence ATGACGTCGATTCGCTTTCTTCAGCAAGATCTGATTCTCTTCAGCGCCGCCAGCCACGACCGTAACCCGCTCCACCTGTCCGAGGGCTATGCCCGCTCCACTCCCTACGCAGAGCCGGTTGTCTTTGGCGTCCTTGGATTTCTGGCGGCTCTAGGACAGTTGCCGGACCAGGACAGTCACCGGTTACACGCTCTGTCAGTGGAGTTTCGCAACCCTCTGGTGATGGGTGCGGAGTATCGAATAGAGACCGCCTGTACCTCGTCCGCACGATGGACGATCCGACTATACGACGCAGGTCGGATCATGATGAAGGCCACGGTGACGTTCGAGCCTGGTGCGCACAAGCATCTCCCTCTGACGGCATTTTCCTGGCAGGGACCATGTGAGGCCGCGGATCGAACGCGATCAGACTGCAAGGCCGGCACGAGTGCGACGGGAACATATGGGCCCGCGATCGAAAATCTGGAGCAGGTCATCGACCGATGGAATCTCTCGTCGAAAGGCGCATCTGTCGGTCAACTCGCTGCACTGCTCTGGGCAAGCTTCGTCGTAGGGATGGAGTTGCCGGGGCGGCGGGCGGTGTTCTGGCGCTTAGCGCTCACGTTCGCATCGGGTGAGGAACAAGGACCGGGTCCCTGGAATTACCGGGTCGCCGTGACGGATTTCGATGATCGGCTGGATATGGTGCATATGAATGGGACCCTTTTCTGGAGCGGTTTGCCATGCGTCGAGGCCCGAATGTCGGCCTTCGTGCGGCAGGACTCTCCACGCGCATCCCCGGCCATCATTCGCAACCTCTTGCCGCGGTCTCGGCAGTTGGAGGGGAAGGTTGCGGTCGTCATTGGAGGAAGCCGAGGTCTCGGTGCCGCCATCAGCCAGACACTCGCTTCCCAAGGCTGTTCGGTCCTCGTGGCCTATCAACAGTCCGGCAGCGAGGCAGAACAGGTGCGTGCCGCTTGTCGGAACGAGAGCGGCGCAATCGAGTTGGTCCAAGGGGATGCCGGAGATGTTCAGTGGTGTCAGGATCTCCGCCGCCGTGTCATGTCCCAATACGGTGGTCTTGATATTTTGGTGTGCAACGCATCGCCTCCCATTCGGCCCTTGGCCTTCATTTCGGAGAAGATTCCTCAGTTTCAGGAATTCGTGCATCGAAGTTTGGAGATGGTGAGTACTCCCTTATCCGCGTTGTTGGAGGCACTTTCCGAAAAATCCGGCTGGAATATCGCCGTGTCCTCGGCATTCGTGGCGGACTTGCCCGTCGAATGGCCGCATTACATTGCGGCAAAGAGTGCGATCGAAGGACTGGTCCATTGGGCCAGCGTGCACTACCCCTTAGTGCAAGGAGTGATCGTGCGCCCTCCTCGGCTGCTCACGGACCAAACCAATACGGCTTTGGGGCGACAGGGAGCCATGCGCGTTGAAGGCGTCGCCGTCGGCATCGTGCGGAGTTTGTCGGCGCCTCGCCTGACGAAGGCGCCGCACATCCTGGAGAGGTTCGATTTGTAG
- a CDS encoding acyl carrier protein: MGVQERLEEVFRQVFEDDNLVLRDEMTASDIPGWDSVVHINLMFGIEQAFRVRFSGNELAEMKNVGELKQFLMKQGIR; this comes from the coding sequence ATGGGAGTACAGGAGCGGCTTGAAGAGGTGTTTCGGCAAGTGTTTGAGGATGACAATTTGGTGCTTCGGGACGAGATGACCGCATCCGATATTCCCGGATGGGACTCTGTCGTCCACATCAATCTCATGTTCGGCATCGAACAGGCTTTTCGCGTCAGGTTTAGCGGCAACGAACTCGCAGAGATGAAGAATGTCGGAGAATTGAAGCAGTTCTTGATGAAGCAGGGCATACGATAA